A stretch of the Photobacterium sp. CCB-ST2H9 genome encodes the following:
- a CDS encoding GNAT family N-acetyltransferase codes for MTQNEVTIRPARLSELDELYHLVTSDEAWTQFNGPYFPYTTPSFTEFAQSTFSRMYEGKTMQLITMSGRPVGSVSYYWECESTRWLEMGVIIYQSDDWGKGLAALALPQWISHLFSALEIERVGLTTWSGNPRMMACAEKLGFQQEARLRKVRYFQGEYYDSVKYGVLRSEWEQRDSCVSFES; via the coding sequence ATGACACAGAACGAAGTGACGATTCGACCGGCAAGACTCAGTGAATTGGATGAGCTGTATCATTTAGTGACTTCAGATGAAGCTTGGACACAGTTTAACGGGCCATATTTTCCTTATACCACGCCATCTTTCACTGAATTTGCCCAAAGTACCTTTTCACGTATGTACGAGGGAAAGACCATGCAGTTAATTACAATGAGTGGTAGGCCTGTCGGTTCTGTCAGTTATTATTGGGAATGTGAATCGACGCGCTGGCTGGAAATGGGTGTGATCATTTATCAATCTGACGACTGGGGAAAAGGATTGGCTGCTCTGGCTTTACCTCAATGGATCAGCCATTTGTTTTCAGCGCTTGAAATTGAACGGGTCGGCCTGACAACCTGGTCCGGAAATCCCCGGATGATGGCTTGTGCTGAAAAGCTTGGGTTTCAGCAAGAAGCGAGACTGCGTAAAGTGCGTTACTTCCAGGGGGAATATTATGATTCTGTGAAGTATGGTGTGCTTCGAAGTGAATGGGAACAACGTGACTCGTGTGTCTCTTTTGAAAGTTAG